From Rhodococcus sp. B7740:
GGAACGCCGAGTGCACGTTCGGCGGTCAGTTCCTGCAGGCTCGTCTTCCAGTCCAGCCCGGCACCGAGCTTGGGAGCTCGATCGAGGAGGCCTGCGAACAGCGTCAGGACAACGGTGCGAGCGACGTCGATGCCGTGCTGAAGGTGGATTGCACCCAGCAACGACTCCATGCCGTCGGCAAGGATGCTCGGCTTGTCGCGCCCACCGGTCTGTTCCTCGCCCTTACCCAGCAGCAGATGGCGACCCAGTCCGCCGTCACCGAGACCGCGCGCGACTTCCGCCAAGGCGTGCATGTTGACCACGCTCGCCCTGATCTTGGCCAGCTGACCTTCGGATTTGGTGGGATGCACCGCGTAGAGGTGCTCGGTCACCGCAAGACCGAGAACGGAATCTCCCAGGAACTCGAGCCGCTCGTTGGTGGGCAGACCACCGTGTTCGTACGCGAACGATCGGTGCGTCAGCGCCAACGTCAGCAGAGGTTCCGACAGGGAAACACCGATGGCGGCGAGGA
This genomic window contains:
- the rnc gene encoding ribonuclease III; amino-acid sequence: MDRHNSGSQKNSSTAAGGGDDRESLLAAIGVSLSEPLLTLALTHRSFAYEHGGLPTNERLEFLGDSVLGLAVTEHLYAVHPTKSEGQLAKIRASVVNMHALAEVARGLGDGGLGRHLLLGKGEEQTGGRDKPSILADGMESLLGAIHLQHGIDVARTVVLTLFAGLLDRAPKLGAGLDWKTSLQELTAERALGVPAYEISSTGPDHDKEFTATVLVGGFPRGVGIGRSKKEAEQKAASLAWNTLSNNDTAIPGEPATDES